The genomic stretch CTCTTTTTAAAATTGCTTCTTCATTTCATCCCTCACAACGATAACACAATCAATTTTTCGCAGATAAAATCCTTGTGTCTTAAAAACAGTTTGTAACAAAATAAAGCTTTACGTCTTTGCGATTTTCCAACAAATGAAAACTTTTTTAAAAATCTTTTTACTACGCAAAAACACTGCGCAAGAACACTATTACTTTGCATAAGAAATCAGAGAGGAAGTGATAATCTTCCAAAAATGTTTAACAAAAAAACAGTAACCATGAAATTTAATTTTTTAAGAAAATCAAATAATGTAGTAATGAATTACGAAGGTTCAAAAGCTTACAAAATGACACCTGCAGAAGAATTGTATAGTGCTGTTGTTACAACAGGATTATCAAACGCAACTTATGAAAAAGGAAATGAAAGATTTGCGAGAATCCAGTCTCTGATTCAAAAAAACGAACCAGATTTCGTTGCAAAATTAGCAGTTTATGCAAGAAAAGAGATGTATTTACGTTCGATTCCATTGGTTTTGACGACAGAATTGGCTAAACAAACTTCAGGTATAGACTTGGTAAGCAAAACCGTTGACGGAGTTATCCAAAGAGCTGATGAAATCACAGAATTGCTGGCGTATTATCAATTGGCAAACGAAAGAACGGAAACTAAAAAGTTGAATAAACTTTCAAAGCAAATTCAAAAAGGTTTGGTAAAATCTTTCAATAAATTTGATGAATACCAATTCGCAAAATACAACAGAAAAGCAGAAGTTACTTTAAAAGACGCTTTGTTTTTGGTTCACCCAAAAGCAAAAGACGAAAATCAACAGGCAATTTTCAACAAAATCGTAAACGATGCGTTGGAAACTCCATACACTTGGGAAGTTGAACTTTCCGTTTTAGGTCAGACAAAATTTGCTGATGAAGCAGAAAGAAAAGCAGCTTTCAAAAACAAATGGGAAGAATTGATTTTCAGCAACAAACTGGGTTATATGGCAACGTTGAGAAACTTGCGAAATATCTTGGAAGCGAAAGTTTCATCAGATGCGATGTACAAAGTGTGCAACTATCTGTCGGATGAAAAAGCGGTGAGAAATTCAAAACAATTGCCATTCAGATTTTTGGCTGCGTATAGAGAATTGAAAACGATCGATTCACCTTACTTGTCATCAATTTTGGAAGCATTGGA from Chryseobacterium indoltheticum encodes the following:
- a CDS encoding TROVE domain-containing protein, whose translation is MKFNFLRKSNNVVMNYEGSKAYKMTPAEELYSAVVTTGLSNATYEKGNERFARIQSLIQKNEPDFVAKLAVYARKEMYLRSIPLVLTTELAKQTSGIDLVSKTVDGVIQRADEITELLAYYQLANERTETKKLNKLSKQIQKGLVKSFNKFDEYQFAKYNRKAEVTLKDALFLVHPKAKDENQQAIFNKIVNDALETPYTWEVELSVLGQTKFADEAERKAAFKNKWEELIFSNKLGYMATLRNLRNILEAKVSSDAMYKVCNYLSDEKAVRNSKQLPFRFLAAYRELKTIDSPYLSSILEALEDAVMASAKNIKGFGFETSVLIAADVSGSMQKPISPRSKVLLYDIGLLMSMMLQAQCKNVITGMFGDRWKRVPIPKNGILRNVDAFYKREGEVGYSTNGHLVLEDLINKREIVDKIMLFTDTQMWDTGGFSNAFRNSWSRYKKMNPNAKLYIFDLAGYGKPPLDVRKNDVYLIAGWSDKIFDVLNALEDRKSAIEIIKKVVL